In the Helianthus annuus cultivar XRQ/B chromosome 11, HanXRQr2.0-SUNRISE, whole genome shotgun sequence genome, one interval contains:
- the LOC110889534 gene encoding inactive protein RESTRICTED TEV MOVEMENT 2, with protein MAMRGRGGGRGGPNPNRPPRVNRVYEQFKPMSEWRQEDGYDTLLVYLPGFQKEYIKVATEELNIVRVRGERLVAENKWSRFQEDYRVPENCEMRGIRAKFDGGILTITMPRKIVNAPPPPPPTVTTSARVAPKTVERPQKPKEEPTDKKPDKPQTRRVEDNTLPPPTPKPTSSSAPIIERPQKPNAEPKETKTSRLEDHTLPQPPKPTSSSAPTKQPPSKLAPEAKDAVRDRFEHDVIEKPVVSEKTNLAEGKETMLKEETKRGIEGTKGKPNNSGVVSGGLQGIVARRGIKEDRKLLVNVGVGVLMIVALGVHVSYTMGLIGKGE; from the exons ATGGCAATGAGAGGAAGGGGTGGTGGTAGGGGTGGTCCTAATCCCAACCGTCCACCTCGAGTGAACCGTGTGTACGAACAGTTCAAGCCCATGTCTGAATGGAGACAAGAAGATGGTTATGACACTCTTCTTGTGTATCTCCCTG GCTTTCAAAAGGAGTATATTAAGGTTGCGACGGAAGAGTTGAACATTGTTAGAGTTCGTGGAGAGCGTTTGGTAGCGGAAAACAAATGGAGTCGGTTTCAGGAAGATTATCGAGTTCCTGAAAACTGTGAAATGAGAGGTATTCGTGCAAAATTCGATGGCGGAATACTAACAATTACAATGCCTAGAAAGATCGTCAAtgcaccaccgccgccgccacctaCTGTCACTACCTCGGCTCGGGTTGCCCCTAAAACAGTAGAACGACCACAAAAGCCTAAAGAAGAACCGACGGATAAGAAACCAGATAAACCTCAAACCAGGCGTGTAGAGGACAACACTTTGCCACCACCAACACCAAAGCCCACATCTTCATCGGCACCGATAATAGAACGACCACAGAAGCCTAACGCAGAACCAAAGGAAACGAAAACCAGTCGTTTAGAGGACCACACTTTGCCACAACCACCAAAGCCCACATCTTCGTCGGCACCAACCAAACAACCACCATCAAAACTTGCACCAGAAGCGAAGGATGCTGTAAGGGACAGATTTGAACATGATGTTATTGAAAAGCCCGTTGTTAGTGAAAAGACGAATTTGGCCGAAGGAAAAGAAACTATGCTCAAAGAGGAAACAAAGAGGGGTATCGAGGGTACCAAGGGAAAACCGAACAATTCAGGAGTAGTTAGTGGCGGTTTACAGGGCATAGTTGCGAGGAGAGGGATTAAAGAAGATAGGAAGTTGCTGGTGAATGTGGGTGTGGGTGTTCTGATGATCGTTGCACTTGGAGTTCATGTGTCCTACACCATGGGGCTCATCGGCAAAGGGGAGTAG
- the LOC110887730 gene encoding uncharacterized protein LOC110887730, with protein MAPYELLYGRKCRTPVCWGEVGQRELAPSDLIAVTNEKIKLVRARLKVAQDRQKAYSDKRRRPIEFQVGDLVLLKVSPWKGIIRFRKRGKLGPRYIGPFKILARVGRVAYRLELPPALDGIHNTFHVSQLRKCLADETALVPLDDIELDEGLNYVERPMAIKDVKVKKLRNKAVRQVLVQWQHRKGSELTWEAEDEMKKHYPFLFEGLKL; from the exons ATGGCTCCGTATGAATTATtgtacggtaggaaatgtagaacTCCCGTATGCTGGGGAGAAGTAGGGCAAAGAGAGCTTGCGCCAAGTGATTTAATAGCAGTAACGAATGAAAAGATTAAGTTGGTTAGAGCTCGACTGAAAGTAGCCCAGGATCGACAAAAGGCTTATTCAGATAAAAGAAGACGTCCCattgaatttcaagtcggagacttGGTTCTGCTGAAAgtgtccccatggaagggtataatcCGTTTTCGCAAACGTGGTAAGTTGGGTCCTCGTTATATTGGGCCGTTTAAAATCTTGGCTCGTGTTGGAAGGGTTGCATATCGATTAGAATTACCGCCTGCTCTAGACGGAATTCACAATACCTTCCACGTGTCGCAATTGAGAAAGTGTCTTGCGGATGAAACCGCGTTAGTACCACTTGATGACATTGAGTTAGACGAGGGGTTGAATTATGTCGAAAGACCAATGGCCATTAAAGATGTCAAGGTGAAGAAGCTGCGCAACAAGGCTGTCCGACAAGTGTTGGTGCAATGGCAGCACCGAAAGGGGTCGGAACTTACATGGGAAGCGGAAGACGAGATGAAAAAGCACTACCCGTTCCTTTTTG AGGGACTAAAGCTGTAA